ATATTACTTTTATCTGCCTTATCCCGGAGTTCATGCGTGATGCGATGAAAGTTCCTTTCTACTTTGGCGGTACGTCACTGCTTATTGTAGTAGTTGTCATCATGGACTTTATGGCTCAAGTGCAAACTCTAATGATGTCAAGTCAGTACGAGTCTGCATTGAAGAAAGCAAACCTGAAGGGCTACGGCCGTTAATTCAGGCGCTTGAGAAGTTACGGAGAGTAAAAATGAAAGTTCGTGCTTCCGTCAAGAAATTATGTCGTAACTGCAAAATCATTCGTCGCGACGGCGTCGTACGTGTGATTTGTAGCGCCGAGCCAAAGCATAAACAGCGCCAAGGCTGATTTTCACATATTTTTCTTGCAAAGTCGGGTTGAGCTGGCTAGATTAGCCAGCCAATCTTTTGTATGTCTATGCGTTTCCATTTGAGTATCCTGAAAACGGGCTTTTCGGCATGGAACGTATATATTTTTTATAGGAGTGCATAG
The sequence above is drawn from the Duffyella gerundensis genome and encodes:
- the rpmJ gene encoding 50S ribosomal protein L36, which codes for MKVRASVKKLCRNCKIIRRDGVVRVICSAEPKHKQRQG